The Maledivibacter sp. sequence GCTAATGGATATGGACATGGGGCAGTAGAAATAGCAGAAACTATAATGGAAAATGGCGGAGATTATCTTGCAGTGGCTACCCTCACAGAGGCTATTGAACTTAGAAAAGCATATCCTAAATATAAGATTTTTATTATGGGATATACTCCTAATGAATATCTTGAATACGTTGTAGATAATGATATAGTCCAGTGTATTTTTTCCATAGAGCAGGCAGCAATATTAAATGATCTAAGTAGGGAGAGAAATAAAAAGGCTGTAGTTCATATTAAATATGATACAGGATTTAATAGGCTGGGATATAGAGATTGTAGAGAAAGTATTGATGAAATTATTGAAATCTTCAAATTTGAAAATCTTAGGGTAGAGGGTATATTCTCACACTTTGCCCTTGCAGGCGATGAAGAAAATAAAAAACAATTTAGGGATTTTATAAATGCCGTAGATAGGATTGAAGAGTCGGGAAACAAATTTAAGTATAAGCATATTTGTGATAGTATATCAGCTATTGATTATCCCGAATTCAATCTTAGTATGATAAGACCCGGTGCAATATTATATGGATTAAAGTCCTTTAGGAAGAATGATATAGATATAAAGCAAGTACTAACCTTTAAATCAAGGATATATTATATAAAAGCAATTAAAAAAGGAGAAGGTGTTAGTTACAATTATAAATGGAAGGCCCATAGAGATAGTATGATAGCCACAATACCTGTTGGCTATTCCGATGGATATCCAAGAAATATGGCGGAAGTGGGTATAGTGACTATAGGAGGTCACAAGGCACCTGTTATAGGGGTTATATGTATGGATCAATGTATGGTAGATGTTACGGATATACCCGATGTAAAGGAAGGGGATGAAGTAATCATCTATGGCGATGGAAGCAATAATACCATTGACATACAAGA is a genomic window containing:
- the alr gene encoding alanine racemase, which produces MMLRDTYVEINLDNMAHNLKKIREYVGKDVAIAAVVKANGYGHGAVEIAETIMENGGDYLAVATLTEAIELRKAYPKYKIFIMGYTPNEYLEYVVDNDIVQCIFSIEQAAILNDLSRERNKKAVVHIKYDTGFNRLGYRDCRESIDEIIEIFKFENLRVEGIFSHFALAGDEENKKQFRDFINAVDRIEESGNKFKYKHICDSISAIDYPEFNLSMIRPGAILYGLKSFRKNDIDIKQVLTFKSRIYYIKAIKKGEGVSYNYKWKAHRDSMIATIPVGYSDGYPRNMAEVGIVTIGGHKAPVIGVICMDQCMVDVTDIPDVKEGDEVIIYGDGSNNTIDIQEASKLGNTNKNEIVTRITRRTPRVYIKNKEIYRILNYLL